In one window of Deinococcus sp. KSM4-11 DNA:
- the lpdA gene encoding dihydrolipoyl dehydrogenase has protein sequence MMKSYDYDVLVIGAGPGGYHAAIRAAQLGLKVACAEREAVGGVCLNVGCIPTKALLHAGEQIAAARHAADFGLTFGEQKLDIAKLNGWKDGIVKKLTGGVGALFKANKVAHLIGQASFVDDHTVTVGDKTYTAANFIIATGSEPAKLPGLDVDQVSIVDSTGALVMPDPVPARMLCVGGGVIGFEFSHVYNNMGSKVKVIEFLPNVIPGADADAVKEFSKIMTKQGIEIAVQTKANRAEKKDDGIHVELENVKTGEKTTEVFDRVLVAVGRRPRTDGLNAQAAGVTVTERGFIPADSRQRSNVPHIYVVGDVASNPMLAHKAMKEGLVAAEVIAGKPAEQDAVAIPGVVYTSPELAWVGLTEQEAKDKGYTVKTGVFPLSASGRAMTLQATDGFVKMVVEADTDLLLGVHIVGPHASDLLGEAGLALEMAATASDIALTIHAHPTLGESVLEAAEAVHKQAIHIMNR, from the coding sequence ATGATGAAATCCTATGACTACGACGTGCTCGTGATCGGTGCGGGCCCCGGCGGGTACCACGCCGCGATCCGCGCCGCGCAGTTGGGCCTGAAGGTCGCCTGCGCCGAACGGGAAGCCGTGGGCGGCGTGTGCCTGAACGTGGGCTGCATTCCCACCAAGGCGCTGCTGCACGCGGGCGAGCAGATCGCCGCCGCGCGGCACGCCGCCGACTTCGGCCTGACCTTCGGCGAGCAGAAGCTCGACATCGCCAAGCTGAACGGCTGGAAGGACGGGATCGTCAAGAAACTCACGGGCGGGGTGGGCGCACTGTTCAAGGCGAACAAGGTCGCGCACCTGATCGGGCAGGCCAGCTTCGTGGACGACCACACCGTGACGGTCGGCGACAAGACCTACACGGCCGCGAACTTCATCATCGCCACCGGCAGCGAGCCCGCGAAACTGCCGGGCCTGGACGTGGATCAGGTCAGCATCGTGGACTCCACGGGCGCGCTGGTCATGCCGGATCCGGTGCCCGCGCGGATGCTGTGCGTGGGCGGCGGCGTGATCGGCTTCGAGTTCTCGCACGTGTACAACAACATGGGCAGCAAGGTCAAAGTCATCGAGTTCCTCCCGAACGTGATCCCCGGCGCGGACGCCGACGCCGTCAAGGAATTCTCGAAGATCATGACCAAGCAGGGCATCGAGATCGCCGTGCAGACCAAGGCGAACCGCGCCGAGAAGAAAGACGACGGCATCCACGTCGAGCTGGAGAACGTGAAGACCGGCGAGAAGACCACCGAGGTGTTCGACCGCGTGCTGGTCGCCGTGGGCCGCCGTCCTCGCACGGACGGTCTGAACGCCCAGGCGGCGGGCGTGACCGTCACGGAGCGCGGCTTCATCCCGGCTGACAGCCGCCAGCGCAGCAACGTCCCGCATATCTACGTGGTCGGCGACGTCGCCAGCAACCCCATGCTGGCGCACAAGGCCATGAAGGAGGGACTGGTCGCCGCCGAGGTCATCGCCGGCAAACCCGCCGAGCAGGACGCCGTCGCCATCCCCGGCGTCGTGTACACCAGCCCGGAACTCGCCTGGGTGGGCCTGACCGAGCAGGAAGCCAAAGACAAGGGCTACACGGTCAAGACCGGCGTGTTCCCGCTGAGCGCCTCGGGCCGCGCCATGACCCTGCAAGCCACAGACGGCTTCGTGAAGATGGTCGTGGAGGCAGACACGGATCTGCTGCTGGGCGTGCACATCGTCGGGCCGCACGCCAGCGACCTGCTCGGCGAGGCCGGGCTGGCCCTCGAAATGGCCGCGACCGCCAGCGACATCGCCCTGACCATCCACGCCCACCCGACCCTGGGCGAGAGCGTGCTGGAGGCCGCCGAGGCCGTGCACAAGCAGGCGATTCATATCATGAACCGGTAA
- a CDS encoding PAS domain-containing protein, with amino-acid sequence MKPGLFELRGAYALFSLLALDSFLVVLLVPRPAAYWVLLPLLLVQLGAAWLALRVVNVVRDHRLLKESYEQELDFARQIMESVDHGLTVLDNGGRYVYVNSAYADLLGLPVSEIVGRTPFDFTVHEDHIHLKRARDVRHQGHSDTYRTRLKRVDGSEIEVQITGTPRLHHGRMVGDFTTVVPIRAELVN; translated from the coding sequence ATGAAGCCGGGTCTGTTCGAGCTGCGGGGAGCGTATGCGCTCTTCTCGCTGCTGGCCCTCGACAGCTTTCTCGTGGTGCTGCTGGTGCCCAGGCCTGCCGCGTACTGGGTGCTGCTCCCGCTGCTGCTGGTGCAGCTGGGCGCGGCGTGGCTGGCCCTGCGGGTCGTGAACGTGGTGCGCGACCACCGGCTGCTCAAGGAATCCTATGAGCAGGAACTGGATTTCGCCCGGCAGATCATGGAGAGCGTCGATCACGGCCTGACCGTGCTGGACAACGGCGGGCGCTACGTGTACGTGAACAGCGCCTACGCCGACCTGCTGGGGTTGCCCGTCTCGGAGATCGTCGGGCGCACCCCCTTCGACTTCACCGTCCACGAGGACCACATCCACCTGAAACGCGCGCGGGATGTCCGGCACCAGGGCCACAGCGACACCTACCGCACCCGCCTGAAGCGCGTGGACGGCAGCGAGATCGAGGTGCAGATCACCGGCACGCCGCGCCTGCACCACGGCCGGATGGTCGGGGACTTCACCACGGTCGTGCCGATCCGGGCGGAACTGGTCAACTGA